In Deltaproteobacteria bacterium, the DNA window CCACGAGACGCTGCCGTCCGACAAGGTCTTCGGTTACCGCAACAAGATGGAATTCACCTGCGCCGAAAGACGCTGGCTGCTCCCCGAAGAGATGGCGGTTGCCGATCCGCGGGAGGCCGGTATCGCCCTGGGCCTCCATGTGCCCGGAACCTTCTACAAGGTGCTGGACATCGATGCCTGCCTTCTGCAGTCATCGCTGGGAAATCGCATACTCGAAGATGTGCGTCGCTATATAAAAACGTCGGGTGAACCGGTTTACGGTTTGCGGAGCCATACCGGTTTCTGGCGCTTTGTCACCCTGAGGCACTCCGCCGCGCATGACCAGTGGATGGTGAACCTGATTACCGCCACGGAAAACACCGGTGTTCTGAGACCGCTGACAGAGATGCTGCTGGAAAAATATCCTGAGATCGTGTCGGTCGTCAATAACATTACCGCCAGCAAAGCAGGGGTGGCCTTCGGGCAGAAGGAAATCCATCTTGGCGGAGAACCTTGCTTGACGGACAGGATAGGGGGGGTTGCATTCAAGATTTCAGCTAATTCATTTTTTCAGACCAATACGGACGGCGCCCGGAAATTGTACGACACGGTAAAGGCTTACGCGAACCTGAAAGGGCATGAAACCGTGCTGGATCTGTATTGCGGTACCGGCTCCATCGCCATCTACCTGTCCGGTTGCGCCAGGGAAATCATCGGTATCGAACAGGTGGAAAGTGCCGTGGCCGACGCTGAGGTCAACTGTCTGGCGAACGGGGTCGTGAACTGCCGCTTCCTCCAGGGAGACATGCGGCACCGCCTGCAGCACGTCGATACCCGCGCCGAGGTAATGATTGTCGATCCGCCGAGAGCGGGCATGCACAAAGATGTCGTTCAAACCATATTAGAGATGTCTCCCGAAAAAATTGTTTACGTGTCCTGCAATCCAGCCGCCCTGGCCCGCGACGCGGCCATGATGTCCGCCGCATACCGGCTGATAGAAGTCCAGCCGGTGGACCTGTTCCCGCACACGTATCACATTGAATCCGTGGCGCTGCTGACAAAAAAGTCCTGGAGCTGAATGTAATAAATTCCGCTTCAGGACTTTTTTGTCAGTGAACGCGGCTTCCGTCTTCGCTCTTCCGTTGTTCTTCGAACGACGCCGCGACAAGTCGCGCTCCGCCGAGGCAGGTCGCCGCTATTAAACTGGAAATTGAATAGCCTAACCCATCATGTCGGGCTTGGAAGCGACGCAGTCGCGTTACATAAAAGCGTGGTACACGCTTTTATTGGCGCACACTTTTATTGGGATAGCCGTGCATAAACGTCCCTGATGACAGCGGCCGACAGGTGTTGCATGGCGGCACTCATGGCGCCGGCAAAGCTGGGTATCTCCATATCGGCAACGGCCTGCCGCACATGGTACCTCTTTTGCATCAGTGCGGCGTCCCCGCTGTTCTGCTCGTGGTTGTCGATCAAGGTAATGACGACCGTCAACACGGCTTCGGCGCTTTTCCCGTCGACCTCCTGGTAGAATTCCTCCACGACGCCGGTGACGATATGTGTGCAGGGCAGTACCGAGTCTTCGTAGAGCGCCGCTTTAAAAAGAGCGCATTCCTCAAAGTCGCGCATCAGAAAGAACGATGCGAGATCGCCCGGTTGGGCGCGCCACTTGTGATACACGTACTCGTCTCTCTTGAACGGCTTAACTTTGAAAACGATTCGGTTGGAATCGTAAAGGGGCGAGGCCTGAAAACGATCGATCCTGAGGACATAGGGAAGGGGTGCATTTTCCTCCGGTTGCGGCGGGTCATATTCGAGGGTGTAGTAGTGGACATCTATAGGCGCCTGCCTGATGCCGGTGCAGGCATGACCGCCGAGAAGGACTGCACACAAGAGCATGGCCATGAAAATCCTCAAAACGGTTTCGGGCATGGTGATGGTGTCCTTTCCTTTTTCTGGCGCCTACTTCCCCCTGCTTCCCATCGATTTCTCGACGGGCGGTTCTCCCAGAAACAACTGTGACGGCTGGTCGGCAATGCGTTCCAGGAACCGGTCGAGGCTTTTACCGGCTTTTTCGTAGCTTTTAAGTGTTTTTTTCATGTCTGCCGCCAACGAGGCGATTTCCTGATGGGACTGCTCCACCAGCCGGTTGCTGTTGACGGTAAGCCGGTTGATGTTGTCCAGGGAAGTGCGCATTCCCGCTATCAATGCCTGGATGTCGACCGCATTGTCAGCTATCAGGCCGTCGGTTCTTACCAGTGTCTTGTCGAAGAGGGCAATGGTACCGCGGCTTTCGGTCGACAGGGCGTCGATGTTCTCAACGGCGGCGGCGATGGCATCGATGGTCGTACGCCATTTCGTGGGCTCCATGGATTGCCTGATATCTTCGATGGCCAAGCGCATATCACCGGAGAGACGTTTGAGTTGGGCATCATCCATG includes these proteins:
- the rlmD gene encoding 23S rRNA (uracil(1939)-C(5))-methyltransferase RlmD, with product MAVKKNQIIEVKIEKIAFGGRGLAKPDGFTLFVDQTVPGDLASVRVTRKKKSYAEARVEHLIEPSPLRVAAPCPYSGHCGGCKWQFLDYEQQIMFKRQHVQEALAHIGQIRDAVVHETLPSDKVFGYRNKMEFTCAERRWLLPEEMAVADPREAGIALGLHVPGTFYKVLDIDACLLQSSLGNRILEDVRRYIKTSGEPVYGLRSHTGFWRFVTLRHSAAHDQWMVNLITATENTGVLRPLTEMLLEKYPEIVSVVNNITASKAGVAFGQKEIHLGGEPCLTDRIGGVAFKISANSFFQTNTDGARKLYDTVKAYANLKGHETVLDLYCGTGSIAIYLSGCAREIIGIEQVESAVADAEVNCLANGVVNCRFLQGDMRHRLQHVDTRAEVMIVDPPRAGMHKDVVQTILEMSPEKIVYVSCNPAALARDAAMMSAAYRLIEVQPVDLFPHTYHIESVALLTKKSWS
- a CDS encoding ABC-type transport auxiliary lipoprotein family protein gives rise to the protein MPETVLRIFMAMLLCAVLLGGHACTGIRQAPIDVHYYTLEYDPPQPEENAPLPYVLRIDRFQASPLYDSNRIVFKVKPFKRDEYVYHKWRAQPGDLASFFLMRDFEECALFKAALYEDSVLPCTHIVTGVVEEFYQEVDGKSAEAVLTVVITLIDNHEQNSGDAALMQKRYHVRQAVADMEIPSFAGAMSAAMQHLSAAVIRDVYARLSQ